In a genomic window of Aggregatimonas sangjinii:
- a CDS encoding polysaccharide lyase, with the protein MKSMTIKIRPGFLKLLFVSLIFIYSCDREAGVDDLEIQQEVLEQTKSTSSVSSGKGNETIVLKGGIESPNNAGNCYPKRTQPEVIMSGINETSYKMKFQIKFDRYFDFDRGGKLGYGMFTGDGPGGCRGDDAKNNKGGSFRVMWRGLGEGPNPNKCVVDNDKLITGEFFPYIYHKNMTDRCGEDFGKKYSIVRNKWYTIVMEFKSNTGSNANGVAKLSIGPSGSNNFTVVLDKRNMVWSTNPSKNFVNVIKHNFFRGGAGASWASHVDGRIYIRNVQLGI; encoded by the coding sequence ATGAAAAGTATGACAATCAAAATTAGGCCAGGGTTTTTAAAACTGCTCTTCGTTTCTTTAATCTTCATATATTCTTGCGATCGCGAAGCGGGAGTCGATGATTTAGAGATACAACAGGAGGTATTGGAGCAAACAAAATCGACCTCATCGGTAAGTTCTGGCAAGGGCAATGAAACCATTGTATTAAAGGGAGGGATAGAGAGTCCGAACAATGCCGGTAACTGCTACCCAAAGAGAACGCAGCCCGAGGTAATTATGTCAGGTATTAACGAAACAAGTTATAAAATGAAATTTCAAATCAAATTCGATAGATATTTCGACTTTGATCGAGGAGGAAAACTAGGTTACGGTATGTTTACCGGGGATGGTCCGGGCGGATGCCGCGGCGACGACGCCAAGAACAATAAAGGGGGTAGTTTTAGAGTAATGTGGAGAGGCCTAGGGGAAGGACCGAACCCGAATAAGTGCGTCGTAGACAATGACAAACTTATTACTGGCGAATTCTTCCCATATATCTACCATAAAAACATGACCGATCGCTGTGGTGAAGATTTTGGTAAAAAGTATTCTATTGTGAGGAACAAATGGTATACCATCGTAATGGAATTTAAATCCAATACCGGTAGCAATGCGAATGGCGTTGCGAAATTATCCATTGGTCCTTCCGGTTCCAATAACTTTACTGTTGTTTTGGATAAAAGGAATATGGTTTGGTCAACAAATCCTAGCAAAAACTTTGTCAATGTAATCAAACATAATTTTTTTAGAGGCGGTGCCGGCGCTAGTTGGGCCTCCCACGTAGACGGTAGAATTTACATTCGAAATGTACAATTGGGTATCTGA
- a CDS encoding hybrid sensor histidine kinase/response regulator transcription factor — protein sequence MNKFTLVFSLILYFTFSQGAVFGQSYDISFRRISPPGGFTRGAIQSIAQDDQGYIWMGSRQGLIRYDSNNSKWFTPMPNDSLSLASEEVSHVFCDNENQIWVATNKGLCTFDRRTQNFERIEYVYENGSIRKSRVLSLLQTNDGRYLVIDKNNFGVLDEATKKLNRIANNEIRAPEVLYKDDADRIWLGTKSGSIFRFFPSTNSVKKLFSVDAKVTSIYAENDLIWVGTEENGAKVYNQDGEFIRQISFENTSKSPRSERVRAIKKDSKGRLWFGTDNGLYMDNGEVLKSFNPEDYPGIPHNSIFQIYEDNSGGVWVGTWSGGLALIHHSDNNFKTYRHSKFYNSISSNVVSSFIQIGENELLIGTEVGGLNSFDLSTEKFKTIPLDKENQVKNIKSLYRDKNGGIWAGTFRRGLWYKPAGASSFQVFKRGPDDGKHISSNSVYALHEANDGIWIGTFGGGINFYSFKTKRMRRCFLNNSSGIPMSNLDVLSILVDNGSNLWVGTLNNSLYRIHLPSGTIKKITNNRSSGNRENYTVYSLWQHSSGKILIGTKVNGVLTYNPDSNRIENFEDVSFLRQKSIYGIIEDFENNIWFSSNNGLVLYNPKNKSRRHFVFLDGIQGDIFSPQAVFRDDKGHVYFGGTNGFTGIDPNEIKVNSKRPYTIINVLNTNDHKSIYPVYGENLEINPIQLRPNETTFRINFSADNYLIPNKNRYKYRLLNYYDDWIPLENEGSVLFTGLEAGEYSFQVKASNNDGIWSDTPTQMTIIIDEYWYKTTFAYIIYAVLLATILYFISRFYLERLKLKREYLLEKNQRKNEEHIHEMKLKLFTNISHEFRTPLTLILWPLRQLIKSKNIPQKDRDNLAIAKRNAHRLLELINQIVELRKLEKGESKLNIGEVDIVKLVNEVQMGFRGEAESNQISFILNTDYSSLIIEADQQKLDTLIYNLLSNAYKYVQSHGQIKVTVEKNVGITSNAFDNQLSYGQISSDSFIQLTVEDDGFGIDNEDLFKIFNRFEQGKLNKKEDAKDVKGSGIGLSICKELTLLHQGQITVQSTLGKGSCFTILLPTTQKAQRILSESHQIVKNLRVEEEVTIVSKNEISQENRAQILVVEDNLDFSSFICDFLRDYYQVKYAINGSEGLAILKQSKIDVIVSDVMMPEMDGFEFCKIVKAQLETSHIPVILLTALSSSGNVLTGLDKGADAYLVKPFDERILLKRIENLLEQRRRIHSNFTKRFISNKTLEAGGLDSFFLNRIRAVIEHNLSDEDFSLEKLAEELMISRSNLHRKIKSLSGLSTTGFINLIRIECAVKLVREKNYRFNEVAYRVGFSSQSYFTRCFKKVYKVTPQEYFKNLRVHAEHPTFPGV from the coding sequence ATGAATAAATTCACACTGGTTTTTTCACTGATTTTGTACTTCACCTTTTCCCAAGGTGCTGTTTTCGGTCAATCCTATGACATTAGTTTTCGCAGAATATCCCCACCGGGAGGCTTTACTCGTGGTGCTATACAATCAATTGCCCAAGATGATCAGGGCTATATATGGATGGGTAGTCGGCAAGGGCTTATCAGGTATGATTCGAACAATTCAAAATGGTTCACCCCCATGCCCAATGATTCGCTAAGCTTGGCCAGTGAAGAAGTATCGCATGTTTTTTGCGATAATGAGAATCAAATATGGGTAGCAACGAATAAGGGGTTATGCACATTTGACCGACGGACACAAAATTTTGAGCGAATAGAGTATGTGTACGAAAATGGTTCTATTAGGAAGTCCAGGGTTTTGTCACTGTTACAAACAAATGATGGAAGGTATTTGGTAATCGATAAAAACAATTTTGGTGTTCTGGATGAAGCTACCAAAAAACTGAACCGAATAGCAAACAATGAAATTAGGGCTCCGGAAGTCTTGTATAAGGACGATGCCGATAGAATTTGGCTAGGCACAAAATCAGGTAGCATATTCCGTTTTTTTCCATCCACAAATTCAGTAAAAAAGCTTTTTTCAGTGGATGCCAAGGTCACCTCTATTTACGCTGAAAATGACCTTATCTGGGTCGGAACCGAAGAAAATGGTGCTAAAGTCTACAATCAGGATGGTGAATTCATAAGGCAGATTTCTTTTGAAAACACTTCTAAAAGTCCAAGATCGGAGCGAGTAAGAGCGATAAAAAAGGATTCTAAGGGCAGACTTTGGTTCGGCACGGATAACGGGCTATACATGGATAATGGTGAAGTTCTAAAATCTTTTAATCCAGAAGACTACCCAGGAATACCACACAATTCTATTTTTCAGATCTATGAGGATAATTCGGGGGGTGTTTGGGTCGGTACTTGGTCCGGAGGTTTGGCGCTGATACACCATTCCGACAACAATTTTAAAACCTACCGGCACAGCAAGTTCTACAATTCCATCAGTAGTAATGTAGTCAGTTCTTTTATACAAATCGGAGAAAATGAATTGCTGATAGGAACAGAAGTTGGGGGATTGAACTCTTTCGACCTTTCTACCGAAAAGTTCAAGACTATTCCATTGGATAAGGAAAATCAGGTCAAGAACATTAAGTCGCTGTACAGGGACAAAAACGGAGGTATTTGGGCCGGTACCTTTAGGAGAGGATTATGGTACAAGCCCGCAGGTGCCTCTTCATTTCAAGTATTCAAACGCGGACCGGATGACGGCAAGCATATATCTTCCAACAGTGTTTACGCTTTGCACGAAGCGAATGATGGCATTTGGATCGGAACCTTCGGAGGTGGGATCAATTTCTATAGTTTTAAAACAAAAAGGATGCGTCGTTGCTTCCTCAACAATAGTAGTGGCATTCCCATGTCCAATCTCGATGTGTTGTCTATTCTGGTAGACAACGGTTCCAATCTATGGGTAGGAACTTTAAACAATTCGCTGTATCGAATCCACCTACCTTCAGGAACTATTAAAAAGATTACGAATAATCGATCTTCAGGTAACCGAGAAAATTACACGGTATATAGCTTATGGCAACATAGCTCTGGTAAAATTTTGATCGGAACAAAAGTTAACGGAGTATTGACATATAATCCAGATTCAAACAGAATTGAAAATTTTGAGGACGTTTCTTTCCTTAGACAAAAAAGTATCTATGGTATCATAGAAGATTTTGAAAATAATATTTGGTTCAGCTCAAATAATGGACTGGTCCTCTACAACCCCAAAAATAAAAGCAGACGTCATTTCGTTTTTTTAGATGGCATTCAAGGAGATATATTCAGCCCGCAAGCCGTATTTAGGGATGATAAAGGGCATGTATATTTTGGTGGTACGAACGGGTTCACTGGCATTGATCCGAACGAGATAAAAGTCAATTCGAAAAGACCATATACGATAATCAATGTTTTGAACACAAACGATCATAAATCAATTTACCCTGTTTATGGTGAAAATCTAGAAATTAATCCTATCCAATTACGCCCTAATGAAACAACATTTCGCATCAACTTCTCTGCTGACAATTATTTGATTCCCAATAAAAATAGGTACAAATACCGTCTATTAAACTATTACGATGATTGGATACCCTTAGAAAATGAGGGCTCCGTATTATTTACCGGACTCGAAGCTGGCGAGTACAGCTTTCAGGTAAAAGCCTCCAATAATGATGGAATTTGGAGCGACACGCCTACACAGATGACAATAATAATCGATGAATACTGGTACAAAACTACATTTGCCTATATCATCTATGCAGTACTACTAGCTACTATCTTATATTTTATAAGTCGTTTTTACCTTGAACGTCTAAAACTCAAGAGGGAATATCTACTTGAGAAAAATCAACGTAAGAACGAAGAACATATCCATGAAATGAAGCTTAAGCTTTTTACTAATATTTCGCATGAATTCAGAACTCCTCTAACACTGATCTTATGGCCTCTAAGGCAGTTGATAAAATCAAAAAACATTCCACAAAAAGACCGGGACAATCTGGCTATCGCGAAACGTAATGCTCATCGTCTGCTTGAGCTCATCAATCAAATTGTTGAACTAAGAAAGCTCGAGAAAGGTGAAAGCAAATTAAATATTGGCGAGGTCGATATTGTGAAATTGGTCAATGAAGTTCAAATGGGTTTTAGAGGTGAAGCGGAATCTAACCAAATCAGTTTTATTTTAAATACGGACTATTCTTCGCTTATAATCGAGGCTGACCAACAAAAGCTCGATACGCTCATTTATAACCTACTCTCAAATGCTTACAAATACGTTCAATCCCACGGTCAAATTAAGGTAACAGTAGAGAAAAATGTAGGTATAACGTCAAACGCCTTTGATAATCAGTTAAGCTATGGCCAAATAAGTTCTGATAGTTTCATTCAGCTTACCGTAGAAGACGACGGTTTTGGAATTGACAATGAGGATCTGTTTAAAATTTTCAATCGATTTGAGCAAGGAAAACTCAATAAAAAAGAGGATGCGAAAGATGTTAAGGGAAGTGGAATAGGCCTTTCTATTTGTAAGGAATTAACTCTATTACATCAAGGCCAAATTACGGTTCAAAGCACTTTGGGCAAAGGTTCTTGCTTCACCATACTTTTGCCAACCACACAGAAGGCACAAAGAATCCTTTCCGAAAGCCATCAAATTGTCAAAAATTTACGCGTTGAGGAAGAAGTAACGATTGTATCAAAAAACGAAATTAGTCAAGAAAATCGTGCGCAGATTTTGGTTGTAGAGGACAATCTGGATTTTAGTTCGTTCATCTGTGATTTTTTAAGGGATTATTATCAAGTGAAATATGCGATAAATGGATCTGAGGGATTGGCTATTTTAAAACAGTCTAAAATCGATGTTATCGTATCGGACGTAATGATGCCGGAAATGGATGGGTTCGAATTTTGTAAAATTGTCAAAGCACAACTAGAAACTAGCCACATACCAGTTATCCTGTTAACCGCTCTATCATCGTCAGGAAACGTTTTGACGGGATTGGATAAAGGCGCGGACGCTTACTTGGTAAAGCCTTTTGATGAGCGGATATTATTGAAACGGATTGAAAATCTATTAGAACAGCGCAGGCGGATACATAGTAATTTCACGAAACGTTTTATTTCGAACAAAACGCTTGAAGCAGGTGGACTTGATAGCTTTTTTCTCAATAGAATACGTGCGGTCATAGAGCATAATTTGTCTGATGAAGACTTTAGTTTGGAAAAATTGGCGGAGGAACTAATGATCAGTAGAAGTAATCTTCATAGAAAAATAAAATCTCTTTCCGGACTTAGCACCACTGGGTTCATTAATTTAATAAGGATAGAATGTGCCGTAAAGTTGGTCAGGGAAAAAAATTATCGATTCAACGAGGTTGCTTATCGTGTAGGCTTTAGTTCCCAATCGTACTTCACACGATGTTTCAAAAAAGTATATAAGGTAACTCCCCAAGAGTATTTTAAAAACCTACGGGTTCATGCCGAACATCCTACATTTCCAGGGGTATAG
- a CDS encoding cache domain-containing protein: MPTSSLLTGLSKPFSSYKRLFGMLMIGAVLIGAMAAGYYFHIKVNEHNFREAKLRNLDSYFDIISRQLTNDVQSYNSQNKVTPAAVEDTLRKHADAIEIAIGKDWKKPKRALRFDQEFDDFILLIRDTDSTGIHTDIYKSSLAGLAIPPDSLFAKNLLNIGVSMAIPQEDIKYQLFGREYDFVTPFNRFVRLKITIIGLVKAEHYNENIRKLDPWIIALLTTFLLLSLFGLPYFKMLFIAEDERLSSKDVILSGISIIVGAPIMMVIFLSLMSHYYDYYHVVPDGLKSLSTDIGARFEKENDQIVRQLHTISLKKEDSLQKDEKLRYYEGPETDSRWMDHFKFISKINPKGEVYYHLALIQKDSNNIKNTKTLDSRPYFKDFDTATNVWHAQFGTEYVMRPVVSIEDRTEEAVYILNNPSDALSGYRVGSVQLKSVHEPILPFGYQFAIVDDKGEVWFHSEEGRATLENFFTVSRQFDELKAAVIGRINAGGMVNYREKGKLFNVTPVEGTNLSVIAFYDIGLLRTRVSEVLTLASTAIALAFLLMFLITILSLIIRNPKLGLYRYDTFLFEFLTPKKGKRDTYILLSGLFTGILFIAIGIGSCFPVAPAKVYIICLLLGIWAYLTVYYTLHPYRNRKAIKFRVRDFMLLVVIVSLNVLMVRMNLDAFGFLTVVIIVQLCFLFFIVRGQLFSIPEGIRKLCKRSFVNLHIAYRYWYSIFLFSWLALAAIYPSYLFFQKAKEVTDAVWFKTDQMHMGERYIAKKRSIVQKLPQFDTLKPRFSQLYNAHLTEGLYPKNVVFSYQDIIKTFTLKPSELLFDAFLWKTRPVYDERVRKFQALVHQQSQDSLWESKRSTDSLSFSLKYPDSKGGIKVAVHNDEQFMNPDLGFPYLKLTGILLILALLFSLILFFVDRFFALRFRHLRPNDFDTDTEKGYVKKFGRMLLAEKSNSGLFLIGLPFSGKRHFAKKIIAAAGYKTVATLSMLRLDNVDINADISEILGVLATGFRKKDDGLFVWEDQEVFIIEHLEHNLKSFDANHTKLKLISFLISERKRVVLISEVYPSQILALYENPSADSGLPWGSLEDDFNSWRNILSAFPQVIIGITQNKARVYEVLKAEYKNIPRAFDKTISPLVNELGHSKFLPTLAPVILSKTLYGSEDPDDKSERLDLQRMTMHTQNVAHGYYNDIWNSLPTRERYMLYDLAKDGFLNIKNRHSLFSLMKKGLVVWRDRPAIFNYSFMNFIVTSVSLNEALRLENKHRGKSSWGSLRILFYLIILTIIIFIALGKPDLITDFDAAIGALGGLGVVIPLVSKFLASGGRK; this comes from the coding sequence ATGCCAACTTCTTCGTTACTCACAGGTTTGAGCAAGCCCTTTTCATCATACAAACGGCTTTTTGGAATGCTTATGATCGGTGCCGTACTGATCGGTGCTATGGCCGCTGGTTATTATTTTCACATTAAAGTTAACGAACACAATTTTAGGGAGGCGAAACTCCGAAATCTAGATTCCTACTTCGATATTATTTCCAGGCAACTAACCAATGATGTACAGTCCTACAATTCACAAAATAAAGTAACGCCAGCTGCGGTCGAAGATACATTGCGCAAACACGCCGATGCGATTGAAATTGCGATTGGAAAGGATTGGAAAAAACCGAAAAGGGCCTTACGATTCGATCAGGAGTTCGACGATTTTATACTCCTTATCCGGGATACCGATTCTACCGGAATACATACCGACATTTACAAGAGTTCGTTGGCGGGACTGGCCATTCCGCCCGATTCCTTATTTGCAAAGAACCTTCTGAATATCGGAGTTTCCATGGCGATTCCCCAGGAGGATATCAAATATCAGCTTTTCGGACGGGAATATGATTTCGTAACGCCTTTCAATCGTTTTGTTCGTCTTAAGATTACCATTATCGGGCTGGTGAAAGCGGAACATTATAATGAAAATATCAGAAAACTAGATCCCTGGATTATTGCCCTGTTGACCACCTTTTTGTTGCTTAGTCTGTTTGGGCTACCCTACTTCAAAATGCTCTTTATTGCCGAAGACGAACGCCTTTCGAGCAAGGATGTCATTCTTTCCGGTATTTCGATTATCGTGGGCGCGCCTATCATGATGGTAATTTTCCTGTCCTTAATGAGCCACTATTACGACTACTATCATGTGGTACCCGATGGGTTGAAATCCTTGAGTACGGATATTGGAGCACGTTTTGAAAAGGAAAATGACCAGATTGTTAGACAGCTCCATACAATTTCCCTAAAAAAAGAAGATTCCTTACAAAAAGATGAGAAGCTGCGCTATTATGAAGGACCTGAAACCGATTCCCGATGGATGGACCATTTCAAGTTCATATCCAAAATCAATCCAAAAGGAGAGGTCTACTATCACCTCGCTCTGATCCAAAAGGATAGCAATAACATAAAGAATACCAAAACCTTGGATAGTAGGCCCTATTTCAAAGACTTTGATACGGCGACCAATGTTTGGCATGCACAGTTCGGCACTGAATACGTTATGCGACCGGTCGTTTCTATAGAGGATCGAACCGAAGAAGCGGTCTACATTCTCAACAACCCTTCGGATGCGCTTTCCGGCTATCGGGTGGGGAGTGTACAGTTAAAATCGGTGCACGAGCCCATTTTACCCTTTGGGTATCAATTCGCGATTGTTGACGATAAGGGCGAAGTATGGTTTCACTCGGAAGAGGGTAGGGCCACCTTGGAAAATTTCTTTACGGTGAGTCGTCAATTCGATGAATTAAAGGCGGCGGTCATCGGGAGAATCAATGCCGGTGGCATGGTCAATTACCGCGAAAAAGGGAAATTGTTCAATGTCACACCCGTCGAAGGAACAAACCTTAGTGTTATCGCTTTCTATGATATCGGGCTTCTTCGTACCCGTGTTTCGGAGGTGCTTACTTTGGCAAGTACCGCAATCGCCTTGGCATTTCTCTTGATGTTTCTGATAACCATACTGTCTCTGATCATTAGAAATCCTAAACTCGGTCTGTACCGCTACGATACCTTTCTGTTCGAATTTTTGACCCCAAAAAAAGGCAAAAGGGATACCTACATTCTTTTGTCAGGTCTTTTTACCGGTATACTGTTCATTGCGATCGGTATTGGTAGTTGCTTTCCCGTAGCACCGGCGAAGGTGTATATTATCTGTCTCTTACTGGGCATTTGGGCCTATCTCACCGTGTACTATACCTTACACCCATATCGAAATAGAAAAGCTATAAAATTCAGGGTACGCGATTTCATGCTTTTAGTGGTCATCGTTTCTTTGAACGTACTCATGGTACGTATGAATTTGGATGCATTTGGATTTTTGACAGTAGTTATCATCGTACAATTGTGTTTTCTGTTTTTTATCGTCCGAGGACAGCTTTTTTCCATCCCGGAGGGCATACGGAAGTTGTGTAAGCGCTCATTCGTCAATCTTCATATTGCGTATCGATATTGGTATTCCATTTTTCTGTTCAGCTGGTTGGCATTGGCTGCTATCTATCCCTCATATCTCTTCTTTCAGAAAGCGAAGGAAGTTACCGATGCAGTGTGGTTCAAGACCGATCAAATGCATATGGGCGAACGTTATATAGCCAAAAAGCGCAGTATTGTTCAAAAGCTACCTCAATTCGATACCCTTAAACCAAGGTTTTCGCAACTCTACAATGCACACTTGACGGAGGGGCTGTACCCTAAGAATGTAGTGTTTTCGTATCAAGACATTATTAAGACCTTTACCCTGAAGCCCAGTGAATTACTTTTCGATGCGTTTTTGTGGAAGACCCGACCGGTATATGACGAACGGGTTCGGAAATTTCAAGCCCTGGTACACCAACAATCGCAGGATAGCCTTTGGGAAAGTAAGCGGTCGACCGACAGTCTTTCCTTTTCACTAAAATATCCCGATAGTAAAGGTGGCATCAAGGTCGCTGTGCATAACGATGAACAATTTATGAATCCGGATTTGGGTTTTCCGTATTTAAAATTGACCGGCATTCTTCTCATTTTGGCTTTATTGTTCTCTTTGATTTTATTCTTTGTAGACCGATTCTTTGCCTTGCGTTTTAGGCATCTGCGGCCCAATGATTTTGACACTGACACGGAAAAGGGTTATGTCAAAAAATTCGGGCGGATGCTTCTTGCCGAAAAATCGAACTCGGGCCTTTTCTTGATTGGACTACCTTTTTCGGGGAAACGCCATTTCGCTAAAAAAATCATTGCGGCTGCTGGTTATAAGACCGTGGCCACGCTCTCCATGCTCCGGTTGGATAATGTGGACATCAATGCCGACATTTCCGAAATACTGGGGGTACTGGCTACGGGATTTAGAAAAAAGGATGATGGACTATTTGTTTGGGAAGATCAGGAGGTATTCATCATCGAGCATTTAGAACACAATCTGAAATCGTTCGATGCGAACCACACCAAGTTAAAACTCATTTCGTTCTTGATTTCCGAACGGAAAAGAGTGGTATTGATATCGGAGGTCTATCCCAGTCAAATTTTGGCGCTCTATGAAAACCCTTCAGCAGATTCCGGTCTGCCATGGGGAAGCTTGGAGGATGATTTCAATTCTTGGCGCAATATCCTGAGTGCCTTTCCGCAGGTGATTATCGGCATCACCCAAAATAAGGCTCGGGTCTATGAGGTTTTAAAGGCAGAATATAAAAACATTCCGAGGGCTTTCGACAAAACAATTTCCCCCTTGGTCAACGAGTTGGGGCATAGCAAGTTTTTACCCACCCTGGCACCGGTCATTTTATCAAAAACATTGTACGGATCTGAAGACCCCGATGACAAGAGCGAGCGGCTTGATCTTCAACGCATGACCATGCATACCCAGAATGTGGCCCACGGATACTACAATGACATCTGGAACTCATTACCCACCCGTGAGCGCTATATGCTCTATGATTTGGCCAAAGATGGCTTTTTGAACATCAAGAACAGGCATTCGCTCTTTTCACTTATGAAAAAGGGATTGGTAGTATGGCGGGATCGCCCGGCTATCTTCAATTATAGTTTCATGAATTTTATCGTTACCTCCGTATCATTGAACGAGGCCTTGCGCTTGGAAAATAAACACAGGGGTAAGAGCTCTTGGGGCTCATTGCGTATCCTCTTCTATCTGATTATTTTGACCATCATTATATTCATTGCTTTGGGAAAACCGGACCTGATTACCGATTTTGATGCAGCCATCGGGGCCTTGGGCGGTTTAGGGGTCGTAATCCCCTTGGTCAGTAAATTTCTTGCTTCGGGTGGGCGAAAGTAA
- a CDS encoding proprotein convertase P-domain-containing protein produces MKIYHFKNEQVLPIDEGAPNEINSTITVQGTGGNITDVNVKLDIDHSYTRDLEIRLKGPDGTSILLVTGIGGSGDDFEETTFDDNASVAIRSGTAPFQGVFRPVEGLNQFNGTDANGNWSLEIADRAFQDGGSLNKWELEIITDEPVENTGPFVFNNRTLTPIPATGTPTITSQINVQGLSDINVAEVCVTIDLDHTFTGDLKISIVSPDDKEVVLVESEGGSGDHFNDTTFDDAASEEITSGSAPYTGTFRPEGNLADFQGISPTGIWKLIVKDQANLDGGALKSWTLAIKSNDTPQPTSPFKIEVNFLGGLTNSQQAAFQIAADRWSEIIVGNLPSVNTDIGVVDDLVIDAEGIVIDGSGGILGQAGPTQLRPGSMLPARGIMQFDSADLQQMEDDGSLTGVIVHEMGHVLGIGTLWSTFGLIEGTGSDNPEFKGSNAIAEYATLKNAPSGFVPLANTGGQGTREGHWRESVFDTELMTGYVDVGQMPLSRLTVASLQDIGYQVDYNKADPYILPFALLTRGRIEAKSVHRCQVGVPAFEVLPEDSVVQ; encoded by the coding sequence ATGAAAATCTATCACTTTAAAAACGAACAGGTACTCCCCATTGACGAGGGTGCTCCAAATGAAATTAATTCGACCATTACCGTGCAGGGTACCGGTGGGAATATTACCGATGTAAATGTAAAATTGGACATTGACCATTCGTATACCCGCGATCTGGAAATACGACTAAAAGGTCCAGATGGTACAAGTATACTTTTGGTAACCGGAATAGGCGGCAGCGGCGATGATTTTGAGGAAACGACTTTTGACGATAATGCAAGTGTAGCTATCCGTAGCGGCACGGCTCCCTTTCAAGGGGTATTTCGTCCTGTTGAAGGCCTTAATCAATTCAATGGCACCGATGCCAACGGAAACTGGAGTTTGGAAATTGCCGATCGCGCCTTTCAAGATGGCGGATCGTTAAATAAATGGGAGCTTGAAATCATTACGGACGAACCCGTCGAAAATACGGGACCGTTTGTTTTCAACAACCGAACCCTGACACCTATCCCGGCCACGGGAACGCCAACGATAACATCACAAATCAATGTGCAAGGTCTTAGCGATATCAATGTGGCGGAGGTATGTGTCACCATCGATTTGGATCACACCTTTACGGGCGATCTAAAAATCAGTATCGTCAGCCCTGACGATAAGGAAGTCGTCCTCGTGGAAAGTGAAGGAGGAAGCGGTGATCATTTTAACGATACCACTTTCGATGATGCGGCTTCGGAGGAAATCACTTCCGGCTCGGCACCCTACACCGGAACTTTTCGGCCAGAGGGCAATCTGGCAGATTTTCAAGGAATATCCCCTACCGGAATTTGGAAATTGATCGTCAAAGACCAGGCCAACCTCGATGGGGGAGCCTTAAAATCATGGACACTCGCTATAAAAAGTAATGACACCCCGCAACCGACCTCGCCTTTTAAGATAGAAGTCAACTTTTTGGGCGGACTGACCAATAGTCAACAGGCGGCCTTCCAGATCGCCGCTGACCGCTGGTCGGAAATCATCGTTGGCAATCTGCCTTCGGTCAATACGGATATCGGGGTGGTAGATGACCTGGTCATCGACGCCGAGGGTATCGTAATCGATGGTTCCGGTGGGATTTTAGGGCAAGCGGGGCCCACCCAGCTTCGACCTGGGAGTATGCTACCCGCCAGGGGCATCATGCAATTTGATTCGGCCGACCTGCAGCAAATGGAAGACGATGGATCACTGACCGGGGTTATCGTGCACGAAATGGGCCATGTCCTGGGTATCGGTACACTTTGGTCGACCTTCGGATTGATCGAGGGAACCGGATCGGACAACCCGGAATTTAAAGGGTCGAATGCCATAGCGGAATACGCCACATTGAAAAACGCCCCCTCGGGTTTTGTGCCCCTTGCCAATACAGGCGGACAGGGCACTCGGGAAGGACATTGGAGGGAATCTGTATTCGACACCGAGTTGATGACCGGTTATGTTGATGTTGGCCAAATGCCGTTGAGCAGGCTTACCGTGGCTTCGCTTCAGGATATCGGTTATCAAGTCGACTACAACAAGGCCGACCCCTATATTTTACCTTTTGCCTTGCTTACTAGGGGCAGAATCGAAGCCAAGAGCGTACACCGATGTCAAGTCGGTGTTCCCGCTTTTGAAGTGCTGCCGGAAGACAGCGTGGTTCAATAG